A DNA window from bacterium contains the following coding sequences:
- a CDS encoding acyl-CoA thioesterase produces the protein MRAYEYRHVIGFEETNVVGNVYYVNHLRWQGRCRELFLRDHAPSVLTELARGLRLVTVRCSCDYLAELSALDEVAVRMFLGSIMQSRITLSFEYWRRGRDGEQLVGRGEQQVACLRRDGDQWVAAMIPDDLRDALRPYAGG, from the coding sequence GTGCGCGCGTATGAATATCGGCACGTCATCGGGTTCGAGGAGACCAACGTTGTCGGCAACGTCTACTACGTCAACCATCTCCGGTGGCAGGGCCGTTGCCGCGAGCTGTTCCTCCGCGACCATGCGCCGAGCGTGCTCACGGAGTTGGCCCGTGGGCTTCGCTTAGTTACGGTGCGCTGCTCGTGCGATTACCTCGCGGAGCTGTCCGCGCTGGACGAAGTCGCGGTGCGGATGTTTCTTGGATCGATCATGCAAAGCCGGATAACGTTGAGCTTCGAATACTGGCGGCGCGGGCGCGACGGCGAGCAGCTCGTCGGGCGCGGGGAACAGCAGGTCGCCTGTCTGCGCCGTGACGGCGACCAGTGGGTGGCCGCGATGATTCCGGACGATCTGCGGGACGCGTTGCGCCCGTACGCCGGGGGTTAG
- a CDS encoding helix-turn-helix transcriptional regulator: MRERLDEPLSLRDLSEIALFSPYHFDRMFRDVTGISPFRFLAALRMEAAKRLLLTTQLRVTDVCYEVGYNSLGTFTANFTQLVGLPPRSLRHLRLLLGETSVSTVVADSHRPARASSASPGGISGTVTAPSEFTGSVFVGAFRTPIPQTRPVRCALLEAPGPYEMPSMPDGSYHIFALGSPAFESLSAMLMPEAATLWVGAASQGLTAHNGRADAPGRIELRAWKATDPPMLVALPALLVERRARTT; the protein is encoded by the coding sequence ATGCGGGAGCGGCTCGACGAACCGTTGTCCCTGCGCGACCTGTCTGAGATCGCGTTGTTTAGTCCGTATCACTTCGACCGGATGTTCCGCGACGTCACCGGCATATCGCCGTTTCGCTTTCTTGCCGCGCTCCGCATGGAGGCCGCCAAACGGCTGCTGCTGACAACGCAGCTGCGCGTGACCGACGTCTGTTACGAGGTCGGATACAATAGTCTCGGCACCTTCACCGCGAACTTCACGCAACTGGTGGGATTGCCTCCCCGCAGCCTGCGCCATCTCCGTCTCCTCCTGGGTGAGACATCGGTTTCCACAGTCGTCGCGGACTCTCACCGGCCTGCGCGCGCCTCGTCCGCTTCGCCCGGGGGCATCAGCGGCACCGTTACGGCACCCTCCGAGTTCACGGGATCCGTATTCGTCGGGGCTTTTCGGACGCCAATCCCCCAGACTCGGCCGGTCAGGTGCGCGCTGCTCGAGGCACCCGGGCCGTACGAAATGCCGTCAATGCCCGACGGTTCGTACCACATATTTGCTCTTGGATCGCCCGCGTTCGAAAGTCTCAGCGCGATGCTCATGCCCGAGGCGGCGACATTATGGGTCGGCGCCGCGTCTCAGGGCCTGACGGCGCACAACGGCCGGGCCGATGCCCCGGGGCGAATCGAACTACGTGCTTGGAAGGCGACCGATCCGCCGATGCTGGTCGCGCTGCCGGCCCTTCTGGTCGAGCGGCGCGCGCGCACGACATGA